The stretch of DNA CTAGATTTTTTTGATTGGTGTAAAATCTCAAATCGCAAAGCCACAAACCAGCTCCTCTTCTAAATCAATTCTAAAATGCCCAAAAATTCACGAACCATTCTAAAGAGCTATAAAGAAAAGACATAGCAAAAAAAGCCCAAAGAGAACTTTTGTTTTCAGACTATTGGAAAAACAAAGCGTTTAAAGTGCCTGTAATCAAAAGAAAAATAACCATGGACATTATATCGTTAAGAGCGGTAACGATTGGACCGGAAGCTAAAGCCGGATCCACGCCAATTTTTGCAAAAAAGAAAGGTGAAAGAACGCCCAGCGTCGTTGCAGTCAACGAAGCCCCCAGTATGCCCACAGATACCGTGACCCCCAACTGCACCCCTCCTGTAGAAAATAACCCTAACCCCAGACATCCCATACAACAAACGACCAGTCCGCAAAGAATGCCCAACGCGACACCCGTCAACAACCCGATACTCATTTCTTTGAGAATCGTCTCTCTTCGTCTTCCAAAGGAAAGAGTCCCCGTTGCCATGCTGCGAACCAGTATCGTACTACACTGTACCCCGACATTCCCAGAAAGCCCATTAACCAGAGGGATAAAGAAGATCACCATTGCTAAAAGCGCTGGTGCAATTTTTTGAAAATAAGCCATCACAGAAGCGCTGACAAGTCCCGCGCATAAAGTGATAAGCAACCATGGGGCCCGTAATAAAAATCTTTGCACAACATGACAATCATGATATCCGACATCTTCTGTTGTACCCGCCATTCTTGCAATGGTCTCATCAGCGATGTCCTCTATTGTTTCAACTACGTCTTCGTAAGTAATAGCTCCAATCAAAAAATTCTCTTCGTCCACTACAGGGAGGACCGCAACTTTATACCGTTCTACAAGATCTACAACCTCTTCTCTTGTAGCGTCTGCCAACACCTTGTGCTCTATAGGACGCATGATCTGTTTTAAAGGCATCTCAGGAGAAGCTATGATCAAGCTTCTATCTGTCACAAACCCTTGCAATTCTCCTTTAAAATCTAAAACAAACACGAGTCTGGTTAGATCAACCCCGGGGTTATTTCGTATGCAAGTCGCCACTTCTTTAACAGTTGTTTCCATTAAAAAAGCAAAGAACTCATTCGTCATTAACCGCCCAGCGGTATTCCTGCCATGCTTTTGCAAATCGCGGATTTTCAGAGCTTTTTTAACGTCTATTAAATCTAAAATTCTTCGATATCGCCGATCAGGAATATCATCCAAAACCCAGATAGCTTCATCAGGAGGCATCTGCTCTATAAGCGCACAAATCTCCCCATCTGACAAATTACGAAAGATCGCCCACCGCGAAGCAGAGTCCGTGTTAATAATAAAAGCTATTTTAGACGCCACACTATCGAGGCTTTTGTAAAGAATAGAACGAGAATCGGAGGGAAGACAAGACACTGCATAAGCCAGGTCTATAGGATTATACGCACTTACTATGGATGTAAGATCCTGCGAATGCTCCCCAGCCGTTAAGGTATCAAAAGCTTCCTCTAGCTTAAAACTCAATTCGTCATCAAGATGACTAGTTTTAGAGTCCATGAGGTTGCCGGAAGTTAGCGAGATATCTATTTTTTCTTCATTTTTATTTTGCTCTCCCACGCCCCTCTCCGTTCTTATATAAAGAATTTTAAAAGTCGCTCTCGCGGCACATCTGGCCCAAAATTTTAAACCAGCCCCGACATCTTAAACATCTACAAGAGATCTTTTACAAAATCGACAAAAAACCTCTCGTTATTAAAAAAACGTTTTATAGATGGCCGTAATTCTG from Chlamydia suis encodes:
- the mgtE gene encoding magnesium transporter; the encoded protein is MDSKTSHLDDELSFKLEEAFDTLTAGEHSQDLTSIVSAYNPIDLAYAVSCLPSDSRSILYKSLDSVASKIAFIINTDSASRWAIFRNLSDGEICALIEQMPPDEAIWVLDDIPDRRYRRILDLIDVKKALKIRDLQKHGRNTAGRLMTNEFFAFLMETTVKEVATCIRNNPGVDLTRLVFVLDFKGELQGFVTDRSLIIASPEMPLKQIMRPIEHKVLADATREEVVDLVERYKVAVLPVVDEENFLIGAITYEDVVETIEDIADETIARMAGTTEDVGYHDCHVVQRFLLRAPWLLITLCAGLVSASVMAYFQKIAPALLAMVIFFIPLVNGLSGNVGVQCSTILVRSMATGTLSFGRRRETILKEMSIGLLTGVALGILCGLVVCCMGCLGLGLFSTGGVQLGVTVSVGILGASLTATTLGVLSPFFFAKIGVDPALASGPIVTALNDIMSMVIFLLITGTLNALFFQ